In Cumulibacter manganitolerans, a genomic segment contains:
- a CDS encoding DUF2332 family protein, translating into MSGVDLAGAFKLAARALRDSRINASLLRGAAGDIEADGPMVRLLHGVLDRGARNGRVLLPEELPARFAAAVHALALTGAAELAALYPSTGGHGNLHEIWPVAREVVSRNPGEVVTRMIRPSRRSDPARGAMLLAALAYLGRHSDQPVRVFDVGAGPGFALAAPWFKQDFFGETLGPADSAVHLGHPWAVAPQVELADIPPIAAATGCDLSSFDPRSRIDLAELLAWTAPDVPAEQERITAAAQTVDRMGIRVENMASSVWLPRGVSWTRTDAATVIWHSDVVLEMSVPERTELATEILATAGRANPQAPLHVVSFEPAGAEYLLYSDPVGGSLRRGETHLDPHRFELRVNSWPARRSALLATADPSGQNAHWVGSEHE; encoded by the coding sequence ATGTCCGGTGTCGATCTGGCCGGTGCCTTCAAGCTCGCGGCGCGGGCGCTGCGCGACTCGCGCATCAACGCCTCCCTGCTGCGCGGTGCCGCGGGCGACATCGAGGCCGACGGCCCGATGGTCCGGCTGCTGCACGGCGTCCTCGACCGCGGCGCCCGCAACGGCAGGGTGCTGCTGCCCGAGGAGCTGCCGGCCCGGTTCGCGGCCGCCGTCCACGCGCTCGCCCTCACCGGCGCCGCCGAGCTGGCCGCGCTCTACCCGAGCACCGGGGGCCACGGGAACCTGCACGAGATCTGGCCGGTGGCCCGCGAGGTCGTCAGCCGCAACCCCGGCGAGGTCGTGACCCGGATGATCCGCCCGTCGCGGCGCAGCGACCCGGCCCGCGGCGCGATGCTGCTCGCCGCCCTCGCGTACCTCGGCCGGCACAGCGACCAGCCCGTGCGGGTGTTCGACGTCGGCGCCGGTCCCGGGTTCGCGCTCGCCGCACCGTGGTTCAAGCAGGACTTCTTCGGCGAGACCCTCGGCCCGGCCGACAGCGCCGTCCACCTGGGGCACCCCTGGGCGGTCGCGCCGCAGGTCGAGCTCGCCGACATCCCGCCGATCGCCGCCGCCACCGGCTGCGACCTGTCGTCGTTCGACCCGCGCAGCCGCATCGATCTGGCCGAGCTGCTGGCCTGGACCGCTCCGGACGTCCCGGCCGAGCAGGAGCGCATCACGGCTGCGGCGCAGACGGTCGACCGGATGGGCATCCGGGTCGAGAACATGGCCTCCTCGGTGTGGCTGCCGCGCGGCGTGTCCTGGACCCGCACCGACGCCGCCACGGTGATCTGGCACAGCGACGTCGTCCTGGAGATGTCGGTGCCCGAGCGCACCGAGCTGGCGACCGAGATCCTCGCCACGGCGGGCCGGGCCAACCCGCAGGCGCCGCTGCACGTGGTGAGCTTCGAGCCGGCCGGCGCCGAGTACCTGCTCTACAGCGACCCGGTCGGCGGGTCGCTGCGGCGCGGCGAGACGCACCTCGACCCGCACCGCTTCGAGCTGCGGGTCAACAGCTGGCCCGCGCGCCGGTCCGCGCTGCTGGCCACCGCCGACCCGTCGGGCCAGAACGCGCACTGGGTGGGGAGCGAGCATGAATGA
- a CDS encoding thiol-disulfide oxidoreductase DCC family protein: MNDGPRSRPVLVYDGDCGICTRCVAFVEAHLTKDVDIIAFQHADLAALRLTAEECEAAVQWVQPDGRVSAAHLAVGDLLAASGLRWRPLAFLARTPPFSWVAGLAYRWIARNRHRLPGGTPACSMPAHLRPGAASSTAPRAGERP, encoded by the coding sequence ATGAATGACGGACCGCGCAGCCGGCCGGTCCTGGTGTACGACGGCGACTGCGGCATCTGCACCAGGTGCGTCGCCTTCGTGGAGGCGCACCTGACGAAGGACGTCGACATCATCGCCTTCCAGCACGCCGACCTCGCCGCCCTGCGCCTCACCGCGGAGGAGTGCGAGGCGGCCGTGCAGTGGGTGCAGCCCGACGGGCGGGTGTCCGCCGCGCACCTCGCGGTCGGCGACCTGCTCGCGGCCAGCGGGCTGCGCTGGCGTCCGCTGGCCTTCCTGGCGAGGACGCCGCCGTTCTCGTGGGTGGCCGGCCTCGCCTACCGCTGGATCGCCCGCAACCGGCACCGGCTGCCGGGCGGCACGCCGGCCTGCTCCATGCCGGCCCACCTGCGTCCGGGCGCCGCCAGCAGCACGGCGCCTCGCGCCGGGGAGCGGCCCTAG
- a CDS encoding MFS transporter permease: MTQIVTTPPRRGVARWLLEPLPVHRIAVMRVIAYLFVLVDVFLTTSWVAQKAYAPESLYRPLHIAELLHLPHPTFGYVTTVKWLLVALAVVAATGWRPRLTGSAVAVLYLLWMVVGMSYGKVDHDRFAYLVLLFLLPTAGAARWGERRWSEAAGFALQMTFVAVMLTYFLAAVAKVRYGGWDWPTGATLTRAFIRRGTPLVEWVLGYPWMLVGAQFAMIVLEALSPLILLCRSPRARILLVCGLLLFHVMVFASVTIIFLPHCIAILSILPWERFSRRARDEQPREAVAQPA; encoded by the coding sequence ATGACGCAGATCGTCACCACGCCGCCCCGCCGCGGCGTCGCCCGCTGGCTGCTCGAGCCGCTGCCGGTGCACCGCATCGCCGTCATGCGGGTCATCGCGTACCTGTTCGTGCTCGTGGACGTGTTCCTGACCACCTCGTGGGTGGCGCAGAAGGCGTACGCGCCCGAGAGCCTCTACCGGCCGTTGCACATCGCCGAGCTGCTGCACCTCCCGCACCCCACCTTCGGCTACGTCACCACGGTGAAGTGGCTGCTCGTCGCGCTCGCGGTCGTCGCCGCCACCGGATGGCGGCCACGGCTCACCGGCAGCGCGGTGGCGGTGCTCTACCTGCTCTGGATGGTCGTCGGGATGTCGTACGGGAAGGTCGACCACGACCGGTTCGCGTACCTGGTGCTGCTGTTCCTGCTGCCGACGGCGGGCGCGGCGCGCTGGGGAGAGCGCCGGTGGAGCGAGGCGGCCGGCTTCGCGCTGCAGATGACCTTCGTCGCGGTGATGCTGACGTACTTCCTGGCAGCCGTCGCCAAGGTGCGCTACGGCGGCTGGGACTGGCCCACCGGAGCGACCTTGACGCGTGCCTTCATCCGGCGCGGGACGCCGCTGGTCGAGTGGGTGCTGGGCTATCCGTGGATGCTGGTCGGCGCACAGTTCGCGATGATCGTCCTGGAGGCGCTCTCACCGCTGATCCTGCTCTGCCGCTCGCCGCGGGCGCGCATCCTCCTGGTCTGCGGCCTGCTGCTGTTCCACGTGATGGTGTTCGCCTCCGTCACGATCATCTTCCTGCCGCACTGCATCGCGATCCTGTCGATCCTGCCGTGGGAGCGCTTCTCGCGGCGCGCCCGCGACGAGCAGCCGCGGGAGGCGGTGGCGCAGCCGGCCTAG
- a CDS encoding DUF6912 family protein, producing MPHRITVFAPATLADLESIKNDSLHDVVVCFSDLPRSEFSADDIEQAEFDALSDAAALSVQQLVDSQAMPLRVVIAAVVSSELPQMSEDGDYVIERLPRPAISAIYVDELEASKDVNTLLTLVRQGRQPSDDQYEKVEERLLLWHDPAELDNLIEAYPH from the coding sequence GTGCCGCACCGCATCACCGTGTTCGCCCCCGCGACGCTCGCCGACCTGGAGTCGATCAAGAACGACTCGCTGCACGACGTCGTCGTGTGCTTCAGCGACCTGCCGCGCTCGGAGTTCTCGGCCGACGACATCGAGCAGGCCGAGTTCGACGCGCTGAGCGACGCGGCCGCCCTCAGCGTCCAGCAGCTCGTCGACTCGCAGGCGATGCCGCTGCGGGTGGTGATCGCCGCGGTGGTGTCCTCCGAGCTGCCGCAGATGAGCGAGGACGGCGACTACGTGATCGAGCGGCTGCCGCGCCCCGCGATCAGCGCGATCTACGTCGACGAGCTCGAGGCCTCGAAGGACGTCAACACGCTGCTCACCCTCGTGCGCCAGGGCCGGCAGCCCAGCGACGACCAGTACGAGAAGGTCGAGGAGCGGCTGCTGCTGTGGCACGACCCGGCCGAGCTGGACAACCTGATCGAGGCCTACCCGCACTAG